The stretch of DNA GAAATTTCGATGAACAACCTAAAATTGCCGTTATGAAAATTCTTCTAGAAGCAGGGGCTAATATCAATGAGACGAACAATGCGGGCAACTCTGTGTTACACGAATCTCTTTTCGAAGGTGACTCCGAGATGCGAAAATTTTTTGTAAGTCGAAATGCAGATGCTTCTATTGTAAACAAAAAAGGCAAAACTGCATTAGACCAAGCAATTGATAACGACAACATGATTGCAGTTAAAACTCTATTATCAATCGAGAAAAATATTAACCGGCTCGATAAATACGGATCAACCATGTTACATAGTGCAATTTTAAATGAAAAATACGAACTAGTAAAACTTCTCCTTCAAGCAGGTGCAGACAAAGGGGCAAAAGACAAATGGGGAAAAACTTCAATCGAATTTGCTGAATCGTTAAAAAATCAGAGGATGATCGATCTTTTGCGCTAGGGATTGAATTTGAAGCTAGAGAATTTTTTATATTTAGGAAATATTAATAACTTATGTTACGCAAAAAGGCAAAATTATGAAATTTAAAGCCAAAATAAGAATATTAGAAATTGCTAATGAATTAATAAATACAATACCTGCGATAGCTTGGCTGAAGGTGAGTTAATCATTTACCACCAGCATCTTCTATTTAATTCTTGGGCAAGAAAATAAGAATGATATTGGTAACCGAACGGATTTAAATGAACGAGGTCTAAGAAAAAATGAGACGGAAAATCTGGTTCTATGAATGCAAGAGTTACATCGGGATTCAAAATATCTTTATTATAACTGTAGGATTTATAAAGCCTTTCGTTTAATCGAATTATACCGTCGTTTAATGCTTTGTTATGAGAATTATTTGTGACGGGATTTACTTTAAAATGAGTTTGTACGATAATTTTTTTGTTTGAGTTTCTTAATATATTTATAATTTCAATCACTCTAGAATGAATTTCATCAACTGATTTTTCGAGTTCCTCTTCTTTATTAAATTTAAATCCTTTCCATTTATACGCATTTCTTTGAATATCATTTCCCCCGATCATTAATACTATGTTTTCGTGAAAGTGTTCCGGTTTGTATGTCTCACTTTTTAAATATTTTAGCCAATGTTCCGTTGTAGATCCCGCAACACCTGCGTTTTGAATTCCTGTTTTTTTCTCGCTGCAAGAAGATTTATATTTTCCTAAAAAATCCATATCTTCCCAATCCATTGTAATTCCCAATTGAAATACATATTGAGTTCTGCTGTCACCAATCATTGTGAATGCATCTGATTCGGACACAATCGGGTCCCTGAATTGAAATCCTCTTTCTTCTGAATAAATTCCAAATGTAAATAATATAAGGAAAATAAATGCCTTCATACTGGATTATCCTGTGGTTTTAGCGGTCATGAATTAAAATTTTAATTAAAAACAAATTAATTTATAACTCACCTTGCGTAAGGTGAGTATATAACTAAGTATTTAATATTTTAAAAATAAATAAAAAAAGACTATTTATTTTTTCTTAGTAAAAATAAAATTTTCTAAAATAATGAAAGAGGAAGGCTGTATGAAGATAATAATTTTTCTATTAGGTTGCTTTACAATTGGATTGGTTGCACAGGATACAAATTCTGCCAAAGTTAGTTTTTTGATTGGTAAGGTATCTGTAAAATCATCGACAGATACGAAATGGAAATCTCTTAAGAAAAACGATACAATTGAAAATGGGGATACTGTTATGACCGGTAATGGATCATTAACTACAATTCTTTATAAAGGTTCGGAATTAAAAATTTCCCCCAATTCTACAATCGTTGTAAGTAGCCTTTATACCAAAGAGGTTGAAGGAAAAATTGAAGTTAAGAACGGTGGAGTTTGGAGTAAACTAGTTAATCTAGGTGGTCAAAAATTCACTACAGTAAGTCCAACGTCTACAGCCGGTGTTCGAGGAACAGCGTTTGCTACTATTTACGATGAAAAATCAAAAGTAGGAATGCATTGTGTTTGTGAAGGAAAAGTAGAAGTAACATCCAATGAAACGGGCGGAAAATCGAAATTAGTCGAAAAGGGAAATGGAAGTAGTCTTAAAATGGGAAGTAGTGAAATTGATATGAGTTCTTATAAAAATCTCATTGTAAAAAAAGAAGCTATGCCTGAATTTGAAACAAAAATAAAAGATTCTCCGCTATTAAAAAATTGTCTATCTTGTCACACACCTAAAGGTTGGAGTGCGACCGGAGTTGTTAAGGACGATAAATACGGGAAATAAGGAACTTCAATGAAAAAACTATATACTGCAACTATGACTGCTAGTGGTGGTCGTTCTGGAATCGTGAAATCACCAGACGGTAAATACGAATTCTCCCTTTCTATGCCTAAAGAGTTAAGAGGAGAAGGAGGAGATGGGGTAAATCCTGAAATACTTTTCGCGGCAGGATACTCTGCTTGTTTTCACAGTGCAATGAAAGTAGTTGCCGCTAGGAAGAAAATAGAAATCGAAAATTCTTCTGTTACTGCATCTGTTGATATAGGGATGGTTCCTGGCGCCTCATTTGGATTAGCCGTTACACTAACGATTCGTATTCCTGGAATGGATAAAAAAGCGGCGGAAGAACTTGTAAATGCAGCACATCAAGTATGTCCGTACTCCAATGCAACTCGAAATAATATTGAAGTTACTTTGGTAGTTGAATAGAGGCTTTGTTGGTTGTCTTCTAATAATACCGGATGGTAAACCCAATAAATTAACTTTTCATTCTTTTAAATTACGAAGGAAATTTTAAAGAATGAGAGGTTATTTCAAACTTTTTAGAGGAGTGTCCATTTAATGATAATCGTATTTGATATGGACAATACTTTAGTTGATGAAATGGGAGCCACACTACGTCCTGGAATTCTAGATTTACTTCAAAAATTAAGGGCCGACAACCATGAACTTAAACTCTGGACAAATTCAAAAAAAGACAGAGCGAATTCAATATTACAGGAACATAAATTGAAATCATATTTTTCCGAGTTTGTTTTTAGAGAAAACTATGATCCTGAAGAAAAAGGGATACGAAAAGATATTCGCAAAATAAATGGAGATTTTTTGATTGATGATGATCCTGAAGAAATTCAATATATTAAATCAATCAAAAAAAATGGATTTTTAATTTCTTCCTTTAGAAGGGATTCAAAAGTAAAAGAGCAGGAATTAAATGAAGTTTACAATTTGATTCAAAAGAAAAAAGGTTTTTTTAAAAACCTCTTTAGAATCGAAGCATAATGGTGAGTTAGTTATTGTTCCATTTTAATTTTAGTTTTAAGACCAGGTTTGCTTTCTAATATTTGTTTTAGCAGGCTAATTATCTTTTTGTCTTGTGAACCAGTTTCTTCATAAATATTTTCTAACAAAGATATTGCTTTATCATGAAGGTTTTGTTTGAAAAAGATCATCGCTTCAAATTTGGTGGCTTCAATAGTGATAAGGTCATAACCCAATTTAGATTCACGTAGGAAATTAAGTGATTTGATATAGTCATTGTTGTGATAAAAAGTTACCCCTTTTAAAAAGGACACATTTCTGGGTTGAATATCAATTTTATTTTCACCAATACTTTCATTTATAGATAAATAATTTTCTAGAGATTCTATATTTCCAGATAATGCAGAGTTAATTATATTCATCCATAAAAATGTTTTTTGGGTATCCTTGGATAGTTTTGTAGAGTCTAATAAGGATAATTCTCCAAGTAATACCATCGGTCGTTTTCTATTTGCGATTAATTCATACAAATAAATTAATAATTTGTTTGGTTCTGCTTCTTGAAAATTAGGATTAAATGCATTTGCTCTAAGGGCAATACGATACATTGCTTCAATATCTTCCTCAACTTGAAAGTATTCTAAATAGGATTTTTTTCGTTCAAAAGAAATTAATTCATGTATTTCGGAAGAGTTAAATTTAATTCGATTAAATAGTTGGTAGTAATAGGACTTTGCTACTAAATAGTTTGCAGTTGAATCTGTAGGCATAGTGTCATAATACAATCCAGCTAAAGATTTATATTCACTAATTAAGTTTTTAGGAAAAGTTTTTTTCTCGAGGCTAACAATGATACTCTCTTCCAATTTACTAATTTTCTGAATGCTGTTGGCAGAAAAGTAACTTGTTATTTCTTTCCATTTGTATATTAAACTTCCAACCAAAATAAAACCCAAAATAAAAAAAATTATTAGAGGGTAATTTGTGGATTTTTTTTTGTCTTGTTTGTAATGTCTGGGTAAATACATGTTATTTATAAGTGGTGAGTTAGAATTTTTTGTTTTTTTGTTATAGAAGTGCTATTTTTCTAGATGAAGAACTTTATTATATACGCTGACTCTATCGTGAGGAATGGATTAATCAAGTCCTCACAATAGAGAGTTTAACGAGAGTGTTACTTTCCTACGATGAATACAACGTTAGTAGTTGCAGATCCACCGATATTAAGCATGAGCCCATTTTTTGCGCCCTTTACTTGGTAATCACCAGCAGTGCCTGTGACTTGTTTGTAGAGGTCTAACATCATTCGAACTCCACTTGCCCCTACTGGGTGACCAACTCCAATTAAACCACCACTTGGGTTGATTGGTTTTTTTCCGTTGAAGTCAATGATTCCTTTTTGAATTGCTTCATGTTCCTTACCTGGAGCAGAAATTCCAAAAGCGGATACTGCTGCGTATTCGCTAGATGTAAAACAATCATGCGTTTCAAAAACATCTATGTTTTTTACACTCATTTTTGCTCTTTTGTAAGCATCGTCTACAGTTGTTTTTGTCCAAGGAAGTATAAATTTATTTCCTTTGGATTCGGCTACTTTTCCTTCGAACGTAACTGGAGCAACTCTATGTCCCCAACCTTTTATTTGTGGAATGTTCGCAAGTTTTAGTTTGCGTTTTTTTGCGTATTCAGCGGCGTATTTCTTAGAGGCTAATACAACTAATGCGCCACCGTCTGTAACTTGTGAACAGTCAGCAATACAAAGTCTTCCTCCAACAGCCATGTTGTTTTCGCCACCACGAGCCGCCGCATGTTCTTTGTTCATGAACCAGCTTCTGGTTTGTGCATTTGGATTACGTTTTGCATTTGCGTAATTGATTCTAGAAATTTCAGCAAGTGCATCCATAAAAGTAGCTTCTTTTAGTTTGTATCTTTCGAGGATAACATCTGCTAATTTTCCGAAAAGTTTTGGGAAAGGAAATTCGATTCCTTTCGCTTCCTTTTCGTAATAAGCCGCAGTTCCGAGAAAGTCTCCGCCTACTGCAGAGTTAACTGTCTTCATGATTTCAACGCCAACTACAATTGCAACATCGTAGTCTTCAACACGTATCTTAGTTGCAGCTGCGTCAAGCGCGATAGATCCAGAAGCACACGCGGCTTCAAATCTTCCGCCTGGAACACCGTTAAATGCAGGATTCACCTCTGTTAAAAATGCACCTAGATGTCCTTGGGTTGCATATTGTTCTGCGTCAAAATTACCAACAAAAACTCCTACACGGTTTGTTTTGTTTAATTTTTGTATTTCATTATAGTCAATACCTGCGGCTAATAGCCCGTCATCTGTTACTTCTTTCATGATAGAAAGAAATGTTTTACCTTCTTTTGACCAATTTCTTTGAAAATCGGTTTGTGCTCCGCCGAGTATGTATACTGGATTTCCTTTTGCCATGTCAATTCTCCTTAGGCTCTAAATAGCGCTCTTGCGTCTAATTTATTTTGTAGTTTATAAAATGTTTCTTTCGGATTTGCTTTTGCTAAAACTGCTGGTATTTCAATTTTTGATGCAGTTAAAAACTTTTTAACTTCCACTACACCACCTAGTAAATCTACAAAGGCAGATGCAGGAACCCAGTTAAATCCAAATCCCATAGCGGCATCTGCATTTTCTTTTGTATCAACAACTTCTCCAACAATGGAAAGAGAATAACTGATATAACGCGCTAAGAAATAACGGCAAAGATCAGCTTCTAAACCTTTTGCTGATTTAATTACTTCCATTGCTCCTTTATAATCAGAAGCCGCAATTTTAGCACTTGCTGTTTTTGCAAACGGAATATCAAATTTTGGATAAGGATCGTAATTTCCTGTAGAAATATTGTATACGAACTTTTCTCTTTTTCCATCAGCTGATTTTGTGCGTTTAAATAAACCTTGTCCTGTTTTTCCGCCAAGATCACCTTTATCAATTAATTTTTGCATGTATTTTGGAAGTTTAAATGTTTCATGCGCAGAATCGTTAGTAAACTCATAGAGGTTATCAACAATAGCTTTATGAACATCGAGTCCTACAAAGTCAACAGTGGCTAATGGACCCATTGCGCGACCTGTGAATCCGCCCATGATCGCATCCATGAGCGCCAAACCGCCCTTATCCTGATATTTCTCAGCATATTGAGCAATTTCATTCATAAGTTGGAAACCAATTCTGTTTCCAGCAAATGCAGGGGTATCGTTAGTATAAACAACTGCACGGCGAAGTTTTTGTTCTAGATATTTTCCTAAATCCGCTTTTAGTTTTAAATCCGAACCTTTGTGTGAAACTAATTCACAAAGAATCATTTTATACGGAGGATTAAAGAAGTGAGTTCCGAAATAATGTTTTTGTCCGTCAGCATCAAATGATTTTGCAAGTCTTTCGATGGATAGTCCAGATGATACAGTAGACACTATTGTTCCTGGTTTACGAGCTTTTGCAATTTGTGTATTGATTGGTTCTTTTACTGCGTAACTTTCTGCAACAAGTTCAAACACCCAATCGGATTCAGCGACGGCTTTTGATAAATCTTTATCGTAGGTGCCGGGAATCATTCTTGACTTGATTGTATCAGTTCTTACAGATTTAATTGCTTTGGTAATACCTTCTTTAGCTTTGTCCAAATCTCTTGCTAACATGTGAACTTTCGCTTCTCCAAACGCGGCAACAATAGCTGCACTGCCTGCACCCATGGAGCCATTTGCTC from Leptospiraceae bacterium encodes:
- a CDS encoding FecR domain-containing protein — translated: MKIIIFLLGCFTIGLVAQDTNSAKVSFLIGKVSVKSSTDTKWKSLKKNDTIENGDTVMTGNGSLTTILYKGSELKISPNSTIVVSSLYTKEVEGKIEVKNGGVWSKLVNLGGQKFTTVSPTSTAGVRGTAFATIYDEKSKVGMHCVCEGKVEVTSNETGGKSKLVEKGNGSSLKMGSSEIDMSSYKNLIVKKEAMPEFETKIKDSPLLKNCLSCHTPKGWSATGVVKDDKYGK
- a CDS encoding 3-hydroxyacyl-CoA dehydrogenase family protein, giving the protein MREIKTVTIVGANGSMGAGSAAIVAAFGEAKVHMLARDLDKAKEGITKAIKSVRTDTIKSRMIPGTYDKDLSKAVAESDWVFELVAESYAVKEPINTQIAKARKPGTIVSTVSSGLSIERLAKSFDADGQKHYFGTHFFNPPYKMILCELVSHKGSDLKLKADLGKYLEQKLRRAVVYTNDTPAFAGNRIGFQLMNEIAQYAEKYQDKGGLALMDAIMGGFTGRAMGPLATVDFVGLDVHKAIVDNLYEFTNDSAHETFKLPKYMQKLIDKGDLGGKTGQGLFKRTKSADGKREKFVYNISTGNYDPYPKFDIPFAKTASAKIAASDYKGAMEVIKSAKGLEADLCRYFLARYISYSLSIVGEVVDTKENADAAMGFGFNWVPASAFVDLLGGVVEVKKFLTASKIEIPAVLAKANPKETFYKLQNKLDARALFRA
- a CDS encoding DUF705 domain-containing protein, producing the protein MIIVFDMDNTLVDEMGATLRPGILDLLQKLRADNHELKLWTNSKKDRANSILQEHKLKSYFSEFVFRENYDPEEKGIRKDIRKINGDFLIDDDPEEIQYIKSIKKNGFLISSFRRDSKVKEQELNEVYNLIQKKKGFFKNLFRIEA
- a CDS encoding organic hydroperoxide resistance protein; this translates as MKKLYTATMTASGGRSGIVKSPDGKYEFSLSMPKELRGEGGDGVNPEILFAAGYSACFHSAMKVVAARKKIEIENSSVTASVDIGMVPGASFGLAVTLTIRIPGMDKKAAEELVNAAHQVCPYSNATRNNIEVTLVVE
- a CDS encoding thiolase domain-containing protein (Catalyzes the synthesis of acetoacetyl coenzyme A from two molecules of acetyl coenzyme A. It can also act as a thiolase, catalyzing the reverse reaction and generating two-carbon units from the four-carbon product of fatty acid oxidation); the encoded protein is MAKGNPVYILGGAQTDFQRNWSKEGKTFLSIMKEVTDDGLLAAGIDYNEIQKLNKTNRVGVFVGNFDAEQYATQGHLGAFLTEVNPAFNGVPGGRFEAACASGSIALDAAATKIRVEDYDVAIVVGVEIMKTVNSAVGGDFLGTAAYYEKEAKGIEFPFPKLFGKLADVILERYKLKEATFMDALAEISRINYANAKRNPNAQTRSWFMNKEHAAARGGENNMAVGGRLCIADCSQVTDGGALVVLASKKYAAEYAKKRKLKLANIPQIKGWGHRVAPVTFEGKVAESKGNKFILPWTKTTVDDAYKRAKMSVKNIDVFETHDCFTSSEYAAVSAFGISAPGKEHEAIQKGIIDFNGKKPINPSGGLIGVGHPVGASGVRMMLDLYKQVTGTAGDYQVKGAKNGLMLNIGGSATTNVVFIVGK